A part of Streptomyces sp. DSM 40750 genomic DNA contains:
- a CDS encoding DUF2079 domain-containing protein — protein sequence MVPTAPSPSSSAPSLIPGPVAVSSPPRDRRFSLERREPYVLAVVLFVAYTAVSVGRYRRMGNRSWDLGIFEQAVRAYAHFQAPIVDLKGPGYNVLGDHFSPVTILLAPFYRVFPSPVTLLVAQAALFALSAIPVTRAATRLLGRARGLALGVAYGLSWGLQRAVDFDFHEICFAVPLIAFSLEALLRHRWRAALLWALPLVLVKEDQGLTLAVIAVVVAIRARRHGSPSVVPYAVAVASFGAVATLLTFTMIIPAFNTAGASDYLSKVGGAGPLTGADIKIRTVLWLLIPTSGLLALRSPLLLAVLPTLCWRFVSSDHHYWGTDWHYSAVLMPIVTLALVDALATARHSSRPWLRSYAVHLPTAVVAAALALTTMLPVGTLTEADAYRVPAGVRAVEKLLDTIPDGATVESNVGPISRLTSRCRVFWIGRAKGLTPDYIVFNNASRWVKDVPGYARQLHPRARYELKGVIQGYVLLGRI from the coding sequence ATGGTCCCGACCGCCCCGTCCCCGAGCTCGTCGGCGCCGTCGCTCATACCGGGGCCGGTCGCGGTCTCGTCCCCGCCCCGTGACCGGCGCTTCTCGCTCGAGCGGCGCGAGCCGTACGTGCTGGCGGTCGTGCTCTTCGTCGCGTACACGGCGGTGTCGGTCGGGCGGTATCGGCGGATGGGGAACCGGTCGTGGGATCTGGGGATCTTCGAGCAGGCGGTGCGGGCGTACGCGCACTTCCAGGCGCCGATCGTCGATCTGAAGGGGCCGGGGTACAACGTTCTCGGGGATCACTTCAGTCCGGTCACCATCCTGCTCGCGCCGTTCTACCGGGTCTTCCCCTCACCCGTGACGCTGCTCGTCGCGCAGGCCGCGCTGTTCGCGCTGTCGGCGATACCAGTGACGCGGGCGGCTACGCGGCTGCTGGGGCGGGCGCGCGGGCTCGCGCTGGGGGTGGCGTACGGGTTGTCGTGGGGGCTGCAGAGGGCCGTGGACTTCGACTTCCACGAGATCTGTTTCGCGGTTCCGCTGATCGCCTTCTCGCTGGAGGCGCTGCTACGGCACCGGTGGCGCGCGGCGCTGCTCTGGGCGCTTCCGTTGGTGCTGGTCAAGGAGGACCAGGGGCTGACGCTGGCGGTCATCGCGGTGGTCGTCGCGATACGGGCCCGGCGGCACGGTTCGCCCAGCGTGGTGCCGTACGCCGTCGCGGTCGCGTCGTTCGGGGCGGTCGCCACGCTGCTCACGTTCACCATGATCATCCCGGCCTTCAACACCGCGGGCGCCTCCGACTACTTGTCCAAGGTCGGCGGTGCCGGGCCCCTCACCGGCGCGGACATCAAGATCCGCACCGTCCTCTGGCTGCTGATCCCGACCAGCGGTCTGCTCGCCCTGCGCTCCCCGCTCCTCCTCGCAGTCCTCCCCACCCTGTGCTGGCGGTTCGTCTCCTCCGACCACCACTACTGGGGCACGGACTGGCACTACAGCGCCGTACTGATGCCGATCGTCACCCTCGCCCTCGTCGACGCGCTCGCCACCGCCCGCCACAGTTCCCGCCCATGGCTGCGTTCGTACGCCGTCCATCTGCCCACCGCCGTCGTCGCGGCCGCGCTCGCGCTGACGACCATGCTTCCGGTGGGCACCCTGACCGAGGCCGACGCCTATCGGGTCCCGGCCGGCGTCCGGGCCGTGGAGAAGCTGCTGGACACCATCCCGGACGGGGCCACCGTCGAGTCCAACGTCGGCCCCATCAGCCGGCTGACCTCCCGCTGCCGCGTCTTCTGGATCGGCCGGGCCAAGGGCCTCACCCCCGACTACATCGTCTTCAACAACGCCTCGCGCTGGGTGAAGGACGTTCCCGGGTACGCCCGTCAGCTGCATCCGCGGGCCCGGTACGAACTCAAGGGCGTCATCCAGGGTTATGTCCTTTTGGGACGCATCTGA
- a CDS encoding phospholipase, whose product MTTLRRVIPGAALSGVLLLTGAAPALAGPAQSDGTASTQAAAAAPTKAQRLAKLKTVTENSSASQTKWYTALGQHRTNKQAIKKYKFTWKTDYCSWAPEKIAGGYDFTFACYRHDFGYRNYKKIAGKPAFTRSHKLRIDKAMLGDMNRACGQKFWADPLTPTARKKAKAACLKTAKKYYSAVRSFN is encoded by the coding sequence TTGACTACCTTACGCAGAGTAATTCCCGGCGCCGCCCTTTCGGGAGTTCTCCTTCTCACCGGTGCCGCACCCGCTCTGGCCGGTCCCGCCCAGTCGGACGGCACGGCGTCCACGCAGGCCGCCGCCGCAGCCCCGACCAAGGCACAGAGGCTCGCGAAGCTGAAGACGGTGACGGAGAACTCGTCCGCCTCCCAGACCAAGTGGTACACGGCGCTCGGTCAGCACCGGACGAACAAGCAGGCAATCAAGAAGTACAAGTTCACTTGGAAAACCGACTACTGCTCCTGGGCACCGGAGAAAATCGCGGGCGGGTACGACTTCACGTTCGCGTGCTATCGGCACGACTTCGGGTACCGCAACTACAAGAAGATCGCGGGCAAGCCCGCGTTCACGCGGTCCCACAAGCTCCGGATCGACAAGGCGATGCTCGGCGACATGAACCGGGCCTGTGGCCAGAAGTTCTGGGCCGACCCCCTGACGCCCACCGCGCGCAAGAAGGCCAAGGCGGCCTGTCTGAAGACGGCGAAGAAGTACTACTCGGCCGTCCGCTCCTTCAACTGA
- a CDS encoding ABC transporter permease has protein sequence MTVMKTSMRNFFAHKGRMALSAIAVLLSVAFVTGTLVFTDTMGTTFDKLFAATSSDVTVSVDSGEEDDEVSRTGRPESLPASLVKQVAAAEGVKSAEGAVGSMDVTVVNSENENMGSSTGAPTIAGNWTKNDLRSMEITSGHAPRGPTEVMVDSDTADKHGLKLGDELRTITVSGDITARIVGIASFKVTNPGAAVVFYDTATAQRELLGATGLFTQINVAAAAGVSDTQLKRNVSTALAAQEASYKVRTQAETADANRSDVDEFMNVIKYGMLGFAGIAFLVGVFLIINTFSMLVAQRTREIGLMRAVGSSRGQVNRSVLVEATLLGVFGSVLGVGAGVGLAVGLMKLMSAAGMELSTRDLTVRWTTPAIGLLLGIVVTVLASYLPARRAGKVSPMAALRDAGTPADGRAGLLRGMVGLVLTGAGAFALYLAATADKASEGSLVLGAGIVLSLIGFVVIGPLLAGGVVRVLSAVLLRAFGPVGRMAERNALRNPRRTGATGAALMIGLALVACLSVVGSSMVTSATGELDRSVGADFIIRAGDGGKPINPATVKAVEGVPGLGHVTRTKEIPAEVTAPDGTSQSGQLLAAESTYAEDLRRETLSGDLSAAYGDNAMSVGSEFAEKAGVKVGDTLTVAFTGGRTAELRLAAITSDDTGLDQGTMYTSITTVERHMSAERLPLDTALFAKADEGGKDQAYAALKTAVSKDPTVKVMDQTDYKQNLKDQIGQLLNMVYGLLALAIIVAVLGVVNTLALSVVERTREIGLMRAIGLSRRQLRRMIRLESVVIALFGALLGLGLGMGWGATAQRLLALEGLKVLDIPWPTIIGVFIGSAFVGLFAALIPAFRAGRMNVLNAIATE, from the coding sequence ATGACCGTCATGAAGACCTCGATGCGCAACTTCTTCGCGCACAAGGGACGGATGGCCCTCTCGGCCATCGCGGTCCTGCTGTCGGTGGCGTTCGTGACGGGGACCCTCGTCTTCACCGACACGATGGGGACGACGTTCGACAAGCTGTTCGCGGCCACCTCCTCCGACGTCACGGTCTCCGTGGACAGCGGCGAGGAGGACGACGAGGTCTCACGGACCGGCAGGCCCGAGTCACTGCCCGCCTCCCTGGTGAAGCAGGTGGCCGCGGCGGAGGGCGTCAAGTCCGCCGAGGGCGCGGTCGGTTCGATGGACGTGACCGTCGTGAACAGCGAGAACGAGAACATGGGGTCCTCGACCGGCGCCCCGACCATCGCGGGCAACTGGACGAAGAACGACCTGCGTTCGATGGAGATCACCTCCGGCCACGCCCCACGCGGACCGACCGAGGTGATGGTCGACTCCGACACCGCCGACAAGCACGGCCTGAAGCTCGGCGACGAGCTGCGCACCATCACCGTCAGCGGTGACATCACCGCCCGGATCGTCGGCATCGCCTCCTTCAAGGTGACCAACCCCGGTGCCGCCGTCGTCTTCTACGACACCGCCACCGCGCAGCGCGAACTCCTCGGTGCCACGGGTCTGTTCACCCAGATCAACGTCGCCGCCGCGGCCGGCGTCAGCGACACACAGCTGAAGCGGAACGTCAGCACGGCTCTGGCGGCGCAGGAGGCGTCGTACAAGGTCCGGACGCAAGCGGAGACCGCCGACGCCAACCGCAGTGACGTCGACGAGTTCATGAACGTGATCAAGTACGGGATGCTCGGCTTCGCCGGGATCGCGTTCCTCGTCGGCGTCTTCCTGATCATCAACACGTTCTCGATGCTGGTCGCCCAGCGCACCCGCGAGATCGGTCTGATGCGCGCCGTCGGCTCCTCCCGCGGCCAGGTCAACCGGTCGGTGCTCGTCGAGGCGACCCTGCTCGGCGTCTTCGGCTCGGTGCTGGGCGTCGGCGCGGGCGTCGGCCTCGCGGTCGGGCTGATGAAACTCATGTCGGCCGCGGGTATGGAACTGTCCACCCGCGACCTGACGGTGCGGTGGACGACCCCGGCCATCGGCCTGCTGCTGGGCATCGTCGTCACGGTCCTCGCGTCCTATCTGCCCGCCCGCCGGGCCGGCAAGGTCTCCCCGATGGCCGCGCTGCGCGACGCGGGCACCCCGGCCGACGGCCGGGCCGGACTCCTGCGGGGCATGGTGGGCCTGGTCCTCACCGGCGCCGGTGCCTTCGCGCTCTACCTGGCCGCCACCGCGGACAAGGCGAGCGAGGGCTCGCTGGTCCTGGGCGCGGGCATCGTCCTCAGCCTCATCGGCTTCGTGGTGATCGGCCCGCTCCTCGCGGGCGGTGTCGTCCGCGTGCTCAGCGCCGTGCTGCTGCGGGCCTTCGGCCCGGTCGGCCGCATGGCCGAGCGCAACGCGCTGCGCAACCCGCGCCGCACGGGCGCCACCGGCGCGGCCCTGATGATCGGCCTGGCCCTGGTCGCCTGCCTCTCCGTGGTCGGCTCCTCCATGGTGACCTCCGCCACCGGCGAGCTGGACAGGTCGGTCGGCGCCGACTTCATCATCCGGGCGGGCGACGGCGGCAAGCCGATCAATCCCGCCACGGTCAAGGCGGTGGAAGGGGTCCCGGGCCTCGGCCACGTCACCCGTACGAAGGAGATACCGGCCGAGGTGACCGCGCCGGACGGCACGTCCCAGTCGGGGCAGTTGCTCGCCGCCGAGTCCACCTACGCCGAGGACCTGCGCCGCGAGACGCTCTCCGGCGACCTCTCGGCCGCGTACGGCGACAACGCGATGTCCGTCGGCTCCGAGTTCGCCGAGAAGGCGGGTGTGAAGGTGGGCGACACACTGACGGTCGCCTTCACCGGGGGCCGCACGGCCGAGCTGAGGCTCGCGGCCATCACCTCGGACGACACGGGGCTCGACCAGGGCACGATGTACACCAGCATCACGACGGTCGAGCGTCATATGTCGGCCGAGCGGCTGCCGCTGGACACGGCCCTGTTCGCCAAGGCGGACGAGGGCGGCAAGGACCAGGCGTACGCCGCGCTGAAGACCGCCGTCTCCAAGGACCCCACGGTCAAGGTCATGGACCAGACCGACTACAAGCAGAACCTGAAGGACCAGATCGGCCAGCTGCTCAACATGGTCTACGGTCTGCTGGCCCTGGCGATCATCGTCGCGGTCCTCGGCGTCGTGAACACCCTGGCGCTGTCGGTCGTCGAGCGCACCCGGGAGATCGGCCTCATGCGGGCCATCGGCCTCTCCCGCCGCCAGCTGCGCCGCATGATCCGGCTGGAGTCCGTGGTGATCGCCCTGTTCGGCGCGCTGCTGGGACTGGGGCTGGGGATGGGCTGGGGCGCGACCGCCCAGCGGCTCCTCGCCCTGGAGGGCCTGAAGGTCCTGGACATTCCGTGGCCGACCATCATCGGGGTGTTCATCGGCTCGGCGTTCGTCGGACTGTTCGCTGCACTGATCCCCGCTTTCAGGGCAGGACGGATGAACGTGCTCAACGCGATCGCGACGGAGTAG
- a CDS encoding ABC transporter ATP-binding protein encodes MTSAVTITRHGGTGGTTAVAARARQVVKAYGSGETRVVALDHVDVDIARGQFTAIMGPSGSGKSTLMHCLAGLDNVTSGQIFLDDTEITGLKDKKLTRLRRDRIGFIFQAFNLLPTLNAIENITLPMDIAGRKPDKEWLGRVVDTVGLSDRLRHRPTQLSGGQQQRVAVARALAARPEIIFGDEPTGNLDSRAGAEVLGFLRQSVDELGQTIVMVTHDPVAASYADRVLYLADGRIVDEMYRPTAETVLDRMKDFDARGRTS; translated from the coding sequence GTGACATCGGCTGTGACCATCACCAGGCACGGGGGTACTGGAGGGACTACGGCCGTTGCCGCGCGGGCGCGGCAGGTCGTGAAGGCGTACGGGTCCGGTGAGACCCGTGTCGTCGCCCTCGACCACGTCGACGTGGACATCGCACGCGGCCAGTTCACCGCGATCATGGGCCCCTCGGGCTCCGGCAAGTCCACGTTGATGCACTGCCTCGCCGGACTCGACAATGTGACGTCGGGTCAGATCTTCCTCGACGACACCGAGATCACCGGGCTGAAGGACAAGAAGCTCACGCGGCTGCGCCGGGACCGGATCGGGTTCATCTTCCAGGCGTTCAACCTGCTGCCGACGCTCAACGCGATAGAGAACATCACGCTCCCGATGGACATCGCCGGGCGGAAGCCGGACAAGGAGTGGCTGGGGCGGGTCGTCGACACCGTCGGCCTGAGCGACCGGCTCAGGCACCGGCCCACCCAGCTCTCCGGCGGCCAGCAGCAGCGCGTCGCCGTGGCCCGGGCGCTGGCCGCCCGGCCGGAGATCATCTTCGGCGACGAGCCGACCGGCAACCTTGACTCGCGGGCCGGCGCCGAGGTGCTCGGCTTCCTGCGCCAGTCGGTCGACGAGCTGGGCCAGACCATCGTGATGGTCACCCACGACCCGGTGGCCGCCTCGTACGCGGACCGCGTGCTGTACCTGGCCGACGGCCGCATCGTCGACGAGATGTACCGGCCGACCGCGGAGACCGTGCTGGACCGCATGAAGGACTTCGACGCCCGGGGACGTACGTCATGA
- a CDS encoding MFS transporter, with amino-acid sequence MDDTRPAIRDAAQHTGTGRRRTVTAALMLAMGLAALDSTIVSTAVPQIVADLGGFSVFSWLFSGYLLAVTVTLPVYGKLSDTFGRKPVLIVGAALFLLGSLLCALAWNMGSLIAFRVIQGLGGGALQGTVQTLAADLYPLEERPKIQSKLSTVWAVAAVAGPGVGGVLAAYADWRWIFLINLPLGAAALWLLVRHLHEPRGESTGRPQVDWAGALTVFACGGALLTALVQGGVAWEWLSWPSITLLGTGVALIALLVLIERRAAEPIIPGWVWRRRTIAAVNLALGALGLLMVAPTVFLATYAQSVLGLAPVAAGFVVSIWTLSWPVSAALSQHVYRRIGFRNTAILGIAAAAALLFAFPLLPYPGEAWQPTLLMLALGAALGLFQLPLIIGVQSTVRWEERGTATASILFCRQTGQTLGAALFGAVANGVLASRLGGAGDLDAVTHSLDAGTAAEPVRRAVADAVHAVYLGAACAATVALVVLLVVAPRRFPVLKD; translated from the coding sequence GTGGACGACACGCGACCCGCGATACGCGATGCGGCACAACACACCGGAACCGGCCGACGAAGAACCGTCACCGCCGCCCTCATGCTGGCCATGGGCCTGGCCGCGCTGGACTCCACGATCGTCTCGACCGCCGTACCGCAGATCGTCGCCGACCTCGGCGGCTTCTCCGTCTTCTCCTGGCTCTTCTCGGGCTATCTGCTGGCGGTGACCGTCACCCTCCCCGTCTACGGCAAGCTCTCCGACACCTTCGGCCGCAAGCCGGTCCTCATCGTGGGCGCAGCCCTGTTCCTGCTGGGCTCGCTGCTGTGCGCGCTGGCCTGGAACATGGGCTCCCTGATCGCCTTCCGTGTCATCCAGGGCCTGGGCGGCGGGGCGCTCCAGGGCACGGTGCAGACGCTGGCGGCCGACCTCTACCCCCTGGAGGAGCGCCCCAAGATCCAGTCCAAGCTGTCCACCGTGTGGGCGGTGGCGGCGGTGGCGGGCCCCGGGGTGGGCGGAGTACTGGCCGCCTACGCGGACTGGCGCTGGATCTTCCTGATCAACCTGCCGCTCGGCGCGGCGGCGCTGTGGCTGCTGGTCCGTCATCTGCACGAGCCGCGAGGGGAGTCTACGGGCCGGCCCCAGGTGGACTGGGCGGGCGCCCTGACCGTCTTCGCCTGCGGAGGCGCCCTGCTGACAGCGCTGGTGCAGGGCGGGGTGGCGTGGGAGTGGCTGTCCTGGCCGTCGATCACCTTGCTGGGCACCGGAGTCGCCCTGATCGCTCTGCTGGTCCTGATCGAACGCCGGGCCGCCGAGCCGATCATCCCCGGCTGGGTGTGGCGCCGCCGCACGATCGCGGCGGTGAACCTGGCGCTCGGCGCGCTGGGCCTGCTGATGGTGGCGCCGACGGTCTTCCTCGCGACCTACGCCCAGTCCGTGCTGGGCCTGGCCCCGGTGGCGGCCGGTTTCGTCGTCTCCATCTGGACGCTGAGCTGGCCGGTGTCGGCGGCCCTCAGCCAGCACGTCTACCGCCGCATCGGCTTCCGGAACACGGCGATCCTGGGCATCGCGGCGGCGGCCGCCCTCCTCTTCGCCTTCCCGCTCCTGCCCTACCCGGGCGAGGCCTGGCAACCGACACTGCTGATGCTCGCCCTCGGCGCCGCCCTCGGCCTCTTCCAACTCCCCCTGATCATCGGCGTCCAGTCGACCGTACGGTGGGAGGAGCGGGGCACGGCCACGGCGTCGATCCTCTTCTGCCGTCAGACGGGCCAGACCCTGGGCGCGGCGTTGTTCGGGGCGGTCGCGAACGGGGTACTGGCGTCCCGGCTGGGCGGCGCGGGAGACCTGGACGCCGTCACCCACTCCCTCGACGCCGGCACGGCCGCGGAGCCGGTCCGCCGCGCCGTCGCGGACGCGGTCCACGCGGTGTACCTGGGGGCGGCCTGCGCGGCGACGGTGGCGCTGGTGGTGCTGCTGGTGGTGGCGCCGCGGAGGTTTCCGGTGCTGAAGGACTGA
- a CDS encoding DUF485 domain-containing protein: MTDAFSSPPNQPPYPPHASSPSYLAYPWAPQEPVPAPEPAPRSTRRSALGHHSDLRVLRGAYRRQRRVATLTALGYFVLFLLLSAFAPSFMTGTVSGGLSTGLLLGLVQVPVTCLAIWLYERTARRRVDPLADRIRGLAAVDAQRDARQDARRGAM, translated from the coding sequence ATGACCGACGCCTTCTCGTCACCCCCGAACCAGCCCCCGTACCCACCGCACGCCTCGTCCCCCTCCTACCTCGCCTACCCCTGGGCACCCCAGGAACCGGTCCCCGCACCGGAACCGGCCCCCCGGTCCACCCGCCGCTCCGCCCTCGGCCACCACAGCGACCTCCGGGTCCTGCGCGGCGCGTACCGCCGGCAGCGGCGGGTGGCGACGCTGACCGCGCTCGGCTACTTCGTGCTGTTCCTCCTTCTGTCGGCGTTCGCCCCGTCGTTCATGACGGGCACGGTCAGCGGCGGGCTGTCGACGGGGCTGCTGCTCGGGCTGGTGCAGGTGCCGGTGACCTGTCTGGCGATCTGGCTGTACGAGCGCACCGCGCGCCGACGGGTCGACCCGCTGGCCGACCGGATACGCGGCCTGGCCGCGGTGGACGCGCAACGGGATGCGCGGCAGGACGCGCGGCGGGGGGCCATGTGA
- a CDS encoding sodium/solute symporter translates to MTPTDPSTTAAGGLTEFSGSAQTMSLVGFTAIATVTLLLCVMTGPDRDDLDEFYTGYSSLSPLRNGLAIAGDYISAATVLGTGGVIALFGYDGVVLALSTALSLMLLMFLLAEPLRNAGRFTMGDALARRMPGRCVRITACVVTLAALMPMMLVQLAGTGDLLAFILGFTSESLKTGVVVVVGTLMIGYAAIGGMKGTALVQIVKIVMLLGSGGLVAVLILAKFDWDPGLLLGAAADKSGIGTGYLHSGLQFSGGPHPELDMISAQLTVVLGGACLPHVTMRMYTANSARQVRRSLSWAVPSVALFVLIIAVIGFGATALIGREVIAAADPQGNTAYLLGSMAAFGTEVSTAETLLFTTVTTAVFLTLLASVAGMILACANSLAHDVFAARATEPLSPRREMTLARLSACAVGVTAIVLATMVQHRNLQPLVTLSFCLGASAIAPALVYGLFWRRYTRTGLMCTLIGGTLSVLVLMTGTNLVSGSPGSAFPRADFNWFPFTTTGLLSIPLGFAFGWLGTLVSGRAKAEEQRRQYEAVEGWILAGAVRRNE, encoded by the coding sequence ATGACACCCACCGACCCCTCGACCACAGCCGCGGGCGGCCTCACCGAGTTCAGCGGATCGGCCCAGACCATGTCCCTCGTCGGGTTCACCGCGATCGCCACGGTCACGCTGCTGCTGTGCGTGATGACGGGCCCGGACCGCGACGACCTCGACGAGTTCTACACCGGCTACAGCTCGCTCTCCCCCCTGCGCAACGGCCTGGCCATCGCGGGCGACTACATCTCGGCGGCGACGGTGCTCGGCACGGGCGGAGTGATCGCCCTGTTCGGCTATGACGGTGTCGTCCTCGCCCTCTCCACGGCCCTGTCCCTGATGCTGCTGATGTTCCTGCTGGCCGAACCGCTGCGGAACGCGGGCCGGTTCACCATGGGCGACGCGCTGGCGCGGCGGATGCCCGGCCGGTGTGTACGCATCACCGCCTGCGTCGTCACCCTCGCCGCGCTGATGCCGATGATGCTGGTCCAACTGGCCGGCACGGGCGATCTGTTGGCGTTCATCCTCGGCTTCACCAGCGAGAGCCTGAAAACCGGGGTCGTGGTGGTCGTCGGCACACTGATGATCGGTTACGCGGCGATCGGCGGCATGAAGGGCACCGCCCTCGTCCAGATCGTCAAGATCGTGATGCTGCTCGGCTCCGGCGGACTCGTCGCCGTACTGATCCTCGCCAAGTTCGACTGGGACCCCGGCCTGCTGCTCGGCGCGGCGGCCGACAAGAGTGGCATCGGCACCGGCTACCTCCACTCGGGGCTGCAGTTCTCGGGCGGCCCGCACCCCGAACTCGACATGATCAGCGCCCAGTTGACGGTCGTCCTCGGCGGCGCCTGCCTGCCTCACGTCACCATGCGCATGTACACCGCGAACAGCGCCCGCCAGGTTCGCCGCTCGCTGTCCTGGGCCGTCCCCTCCGTCGCCCTCTTCGTCCTGATCATCGCGGTGATCGGCTTCGGCGCGACGGCCCTGATCGGCCGCGAGGTGATCGCGGCGGCCGACCCGCAGGGCAACACGGCCTACCTGCTGGGCTCGATGGCGGCGTTCGGCACGGAGGTCTCCACGGCGGAGACCCTGCTGTTCACCACGGTCACGACGGCGGTCTTCCTGACCCTCCTGGCCTCCGTGGCCGGCATGATCCTCGCCTGCGCCAACTCCCTCGCCCACGACGTCTTCGCGGCCCGCGCCACCGAACCCCTCAGCCCGCGCCGCGAGATGACCCTGGCCAGGCTCTCGGCCTGCGCGGTCGGTGTCACCGCGATCGTCCTCGCCACGATGGTCCAGCACCGCAACCTCCAGCCCCTGGTCACCCTCTCCTTCTGCCTCGGCGCCTCCGCCATCGCCCCCGCCCTCGTCTACGGCCTCTTCTGGCGCCGCTACACCCGTACGGGCCTCATGTGCACGCTCATCGGCGGCACCCTCTCCGTCCTCGTCCTCATGACCGGCACCAACCTCGTCTCCGGCTCCCCCGGCTCCGCTTTCCCGCGCGCCGACTTCAACTGGTTCCCCTTCACCACGACAGGGCTGTTGTCCATCCCCCTGGGCTTCGCCTTCGGCTGGCTCGGCACCCTCGTCTCCGGCCGCGCCAAGGCGGAGGAACAACGCCGGCAGTACGAGGCGGTGGAGGGCTGGATCCTGGCGGGGGCGGTGCGACGGAACGAGTGA
- a CDS encoding trypco2 family protein, giving the protein MGTASRHSASRSPEASAPSGLSGPSGGAGDTTPHTDDHATDDHATGHATDGHPTDRHAFDRIDLTEAIASVRDQLVEAATRAIGQPVVFEVGTIEMEFTLELRKETKAGGRVKAWVVDAGADAARATGRTHRVAFTLTPRDSRTHAPWLVGDDDPGSTAGFGQDTPGPRPAHPTR; this is encoded by the coding sequence ATGGGGACCGCTTCACGGCACAGCGCATCGAGGTCGCCAGAGGCATCGGCACCATCGGGACTCTCAGGGCCCTCGGGAGGGGCCGGCGACACCACGCCCCACACCGACGATCACGCCACCGACGATCACGCCACCGGTCACGCCACGGACGGTCACCCCACCGACCGTCATGCCTTCGACCGCATCGATCTCACCGAGGCCATCGCCTCGGTCCGTGACCAGCTCGTCGAGGCCGCGACGCGCGCCATCGGACAGCCGGTGGTCTTCGAAGTGGGCACCATCGAGATGGAGTTCACGCTTGAACTGCGCAAGGAGACGAAGGCCGGCGGCCGGGTCAAGGCCTGGGTGGTCGACGCCGGGGCCGACGCCGCCCGCGCCACCGGCCGCACCCACCGCGTCGCCTTCACCCTCACCCCGCGCGACTCCCGCACCCACGCCCCCTGGCTGGTCGGCGACGACGACCCGGGCAGCACGGCGGGATTCGGCCAGGACACACCCGGTCCGCGCCCCGCGCACCCCACCCGATGA